One window of the Plasmodium relictum strain SGS1 genome assembly, chromosome: 1 genome contains the following:
- the ApiAP2 gene encoding transcription factor with AP2 domain(s), putative codes for MDDFEMNILIENKLEEEKAFYNFPFKYLHLLVCAYRNYYFNIYLKKIAKFNENEDFAVNELKDGIEGQVVLSLNSSRSQYNYKKKKKQKTYSTLDNVSNNLNINEKRKNIYRLYNNTKNCENTKNTYLSSPFSKNSKKSNLNKNENIMYNEHAQTNTNNYSEQEILKMIFYFMYNYIFKKKKNNKYEIKKKNNMNTELEENGNISIDNNICSQENEKNNIFQNNDDKQMNLENIENSTLNECVMEKSIHINEENKENELSNEEKPVDLILEVAAKGISKETAICDDRNKEDMTLKEIKDNVNDNILKNSMVTDISDEKKKTNGIDVFFNNDTVVENGNNDANSSLFSREKCLTKFSQEIDNKEELTEIGDENSLKSKKAIVDKKLQENEKIKDKYEEKKENFFLNKSKNDFLNEENKEYSDFSQDYIEDEKNRILQIIETYLHKKQMFFTMNDVFYPFTSKNFNLYKKKNQNKKLKKNYASNKSTDLMDSYNFSPSKKYMKNKLFFCKLKKGLNLLLKHEKKRKKKNTSPTKSSKNLKKDENEEQIEENDSNFTKNSNKKKNDNNLLNNDFNEELVSKTYGKINEEGSNLYFKIVNEKLNNTKYIENNTLQRNLLTVIDNNEMDVYNNNTPNLQNKIAEKNEIRKKYESNMKFYNMNNNSFIEEITGNGDNNGNNNKDILYRIKNYPFYYKSKVDEFKNIYENHLNKNDYYHNLKEEKNKNYLLRNSENNNKNSLAHIPNSYLNNNAIMRNDNSYNSKLSKNINVSIVDNSGNINKEKMEKSNYYYANTVPKELVTNNMFSSYINSNNNLNNNYEINEIYQLNNKNMQPLRNNDEVFNKEDGFHNSYNKNDMSNISYFNGGNNKKMNIYHNKNILLKNNISLNPDGSISNNLLNTENIKNNKYINSGIPFEFHDNNYYTMINSNSQILRKNMKNYKKLNSLSNISSNNYNSNSNSNNNSKSNNNTANNNSNSSNISNNKSNSNNNGNNNNNNNNNSINSNTNNNSSSNNSNSNNNDFNMRKNKIPIENYYNLHQYSCNNDINSSNSEKPLNNGILVSNMNNLDYNINDINEKKRIIQMNGVGMRDLNDNNKINYYSINKIREINKNDIFLYNNTNNTTNDNSVNIYNNNSKNIYLNESYYNSNYKLNNNAYEIENNKRMSSQIQNLHCRDGSYMRYEEEMKQNLLKIENKNICDLNNYLMNCEEIDNKNIPNIMSNKEVKPLQYKKAKKLSNEENRAVNNKIINGNLKTRNDNNKKNNRTKYKNENKKLFNQNIMHKSCNNFHSNYNSNDKNNNNNNNNDNNDDNISSYMNNYNSYNGSNNNSSNNIIDNNNVNNNTSNEDNRNCSGKSINNIKDKIILECNNSNNMGDNNSNRNIIEYNNNSNNCNINQENNNNEDNRNNNNNSNNCNINQENNNNEDNNNNNNNNNNNNNNNNNNNNNNNNNNNSNNNNNNNDNNYNNDNNYNSDNNNNNNNDTNNLIENSRNSFHQNISHSNGMNLINDSSINYNEINMINNPNSLRSYSIENIQKNKKEINIKISNNNINDNNNVSNNDNKSISNNNNTSTTTTTTTINSNSNNNNTAINNINTNDNNDNSVNNNSNNNNNDNSINNNINIDRNHSHNNNHNNNNNGNNKLSTVINEWGNYNESYDTFNKNGSSLIMMNCDDKENFSLKRRKTYILTENGNNNNNSNKKLKKKKIQNEEKSFCASNEQVINKKVKNNIYDKSLKSSLNKIDNTHFSKSNSIKNKNHGDNEIDDYNNKSCNLSYISCSNNINSYQDNIYLGEKVGNTYMNEMILDNKSEIESNMNIDTNNFIDNNNNGILKKDSKIYNIKDDRNDINIHSIAPINIAMKGDNRNIKENILTQMNSTNYSLMSDNILENNMNTDLNKNIFDSNTNNSDYKNLMTGNDEEKMIKNKFHLQEKKNYFDFNNNSNKNYDLRENFEKIEEDQENDFSMKNVKYMKNSKKKMTNPKYSNKDIYNKSLEKMEEIEKRNNKNKLKSIIASAYGEVNSYQANKTNIINLVDGKNEKNVGNKEIISETKIRKKKGRKPKNALLQTDKSNSKEANLHNKAYDNKFNINKEIEKSKASDTRRKSKIGKKSSEVKYGVEKVETGAYNENGEKVSGVWYDTNRRLWRVMYMENDKRKTRGFSPRIYGFNVARELAVQLKYEMNKKNKK; via the exons ATGGATGATTTTGAAATGAATATTTTGATTGAAAATAAGCTAGAAGAAGAAAAGgccttttataattttccttttaaatatttacatttattaGTATGTGCATATagaaattattatttcaatatttatttaaaaaaaatagcaaaGTTTAACGAAAATGAAGATTTTGCagttaatgaattaaaagatGGAATTGAAGGACAAGTAGTTTTATCTTTGAATTCATCAAGAAGCCagtataattataaaaaaaaaaaaaagcagaAAACTTATTCCACTTTAGATAATGtaagtaataatttaaatataaatgaaaaaaggaaaaacatatatcgattatataataatacaaaaaattgtGAAAACACTAAAAATACATATCTCTCTAGCccattttcaaaaaattctaaaaagagtaatttaaataaaaatgaaaatatcaTGTATAATGAACATGCGCAGactaatacaaataattattcTGAACaggaaatattaaaaatgattttttattttatgtataattatatatttaagaaaaaaaaaaataataaatatgaaattaaaaagaaaaataacaTGAACACTGAACTAGAAGAAAATGGAAATATTTCTATTGATAATAACATTTGTTCtcaagaaaatgaaaaaaataatatttttcaaaataatgatgataaaCAAATGAATTTAGAGAATATAGAAAATAGTACTTTGAATGAATGTGTAATGGAAAAAAGTATACAtattaatgaagaaaataaagagaatGAATTATCAAATGAAGAAAAGCCCGTAGATTTAATTTTGGAAGTAGCAGCAAAAGGAATAAGTAAGGAAACAGCTATATGTGATGATAGAAATAAAGAAGATATGactttaaaagaaataaaagataacGTTAATGacaatatattaaaaaatagcaTGGTTACTGATATAtcagatgaaaaaaaaaagacaaatgGAATtgatgttttttttaataatgacACAGTAGTTGAAAATGGTAATAATGATGCTAATTCGTCGCTTTTTTCAAGGGAAAAATGTTTAACTAAATTTTCTCAAGAAATAGATAATAAAGAAGAATTAACAGAAATTGGTGACgaaaattctttaaaaagtaaaaaggCAATAGTTGATAAAAAACTCCAAGAAAAtgagaaaataaaagataaatatgaagaaaaaaaggaaaatttttttttaaataaaagtaaaaatgattttttaaatgaagagAATAAAGAATATAGTGATTTTTCACAAGATTATATAGAGGACGAAAAAAACAGGATTTTACAAATAATTGAAACCTATTTGCATAAGAAGCAAATGTTTTTTACTATGAATGATGTTTTTTATCCATTTAcaagtaaaaattttaatttatataaaaaaaaaaatcaaaataaaaaattaaaaaaaaattacgcGTCTAATAAATCAACTGATTTAATggattcatataatttttctccttcaaaaaaatatatgaaaaacaaattatttttttgtaagttaaaaaaaggattaaatttattattaaaacatgagaaaaaaagaaaaaaaaaaaatacttcgCCAACTAAAAGTAgcaaaaatttgaaaaaagatGAGAATGAAGAAcaaatagaagaaaatgactcaaattttacaaaaaatagtaataaaaaaaagaatgataacaatttgttaaataatgattttaatGAGGAATTAGTAAGTAAAACATATGGTAAGATAAATGAAGAAGGTTCTAATTTATACTTCAAAAttgttaatgaaaaattaaataacacGAAGTATATTGAAAACAATACGTTACAAAGAAATTTATTGACAGTTAtagataataatgaaatggATGTATATAACAACAATACACCtaatttacaaaataaaatagcaGAAAAAAAcgaaattagaaaaaaatatgaatcaaatatgaaattttataatatgaataataactCATTTATTGAAGAAATAACAGGAAACGGAGATAATAatggtaataataataaagatattcTTTATAGAATAAAGAATTatcctttttattataaaagtaaagtagatgaatttaaaaatatttatgaaaatcatttaaataaaaatgattattatcataatttaaaagaagaaaagaataaaaattatttattgcGCAATAGtgaaaacaataataaaaatagtttaGCACATATACCaaattcttatttaaataataatgctATTATGAGAAATGATAACTCATATAATAGtaaattaagtaaaaatataaatgtatcTATTGTCGATAACAGTggtaatattaataaagaaaaaatggaGAAAAGCAATTATTATTACGCAAACACTGTACCTAAAGAATTAGTTACCAATAATATGTTTTCATCTTATATAAATTCAAACAATAAtttgaataataattatgaaataaatgaaatttatcaattaaataacaaaaatatgcAACCCCTTAGAAACAACGATGAAGTGTTTAACAAAGAAGATGGTTTTCATAATTCttataacaaaaatgatATGAgtaatatttcatattttaatggtgggaataataaaaaaatgaatatataccATAATAAGaacattttattaaaaaataatatttcattaaatcCTGATGGTAGTATatctaataatttattaaatacagaaaatataaaaaataataagtatataaataGTGGTATTCCTTTTGAATTTCATGATAACAATTATTATACTATGATTAATTCTAATTCTcaaatattaagaaaaaatatgaaaaattataaaaagttGAATTCATTAAGTAATATTAGTAGTAATAATTATAACAGTAACAGTAATagcaataataatagtaagagtaataataatactgctaataataatagtaatagtaGTAACATTAGCAATAATAAAAGCAACAGTAATAATAACggtaacaataataataataacaataataatagcaTTAATAGCAATACTAATAACAATAGTAGTAGTAACAACagtaatagtaataataatgattttaatatgagaaaaaataaaatacccATTGAAAATTACTACAATCTACACCAATATAGTTGTAACAACGATATAAACTCATCAAATTCAGAAAAACCTTTAAATAATGGTATTTTAGTAAGTAACATGAATAACTTAGactataatataaatgatataaatgaaaagaaaagaataataCAAATGAATGGAGTTGGTATGAGGgatttaaatgataataataaaataaattattatagcataaataaaattagagaaattaacaaaaatgatatatttttatataataatacaaataatacGACTAATGATAACAGcgttaatatttataataataatagtaaaaatatatatttaaatgagtcatattataattcaaattataAATTGAATAATAATGCATATGagatagaaaataataaaagaatgaGTAGTCAAATACAGAATTTGCATTGTAGAGATGGTTCATATATGAGATATGAAGAAGAAATGAAGCAAAATCtattaaaaattgaaaataaaaatatttgcgatttaaataattatttgatGAATTGTGAAGAAATTGATAACAAAAACATACCTAATATTATGAGCAATAAAGAAGTAAAGCCGTTACAGTATAAAAAGGCAAAGAAATTGagtaatgaagaaaatagggcagtaaataataaaattataaatggtAATTTGAAAACTAGAAAcgataataacaaaaaaaataacaggacaaaatataaaaatgagaacaagaaattatttaatcAAAATATCATGCATAAAAGTtgtaataattttcattCTAATTATAATtctaatgataaaaataacaataacaACAATAACAATGATAATAACGATGATAATATTAGCAGttatatgaataattataACAGTTATAATGGTAGTAATAACAACAGCAGTAATAATATcattgataataataatgttaataataataccaGCAATGAAGATAATAGGAATTGTAGTGGAAAaagtattaataatattaaagatAAGATAATTTTAGAAtgtaataatagtaataatatgggagataataatagtaatagaaatattatagaatacaataataatagtaataattgTAATATTAATCAggaaaataacaataatgaagataatagaaataataataataatagtaataattgTAATATTAATCAggaaaataacaataatgaagataataataataataataataataataataataataataataataataataataataataataataataataataataataatagtaataacaataataataataatgataataattataataatgataataattataatagtgataataataataataataataatgatactaataatttaattgagAATTCAAGAAATTCTTTCCATCAAAATATATCTCATTCAAATGGAATGAACTTGATAAATGATAGTTCAATTAATTACAACgaaataaatatgataaacAATCCTAATAGCTTAAGAAGCTATTCTATtgaaaatatacaaaaaaataaaaaagagattaatattaaaataagtaataataatattaatgataataataatgtaagtaataatgataataaaagtattagcaataataataatactagTACTACTACAACTACTACTACTATTAATAGTAATAGCAATAACAATAATACTGCTATTAATAACATTAATactaatgataataatgataatagtgttaataataatagcaataataataataatgataatagcATTAATAATAACATAAACATTGATAGAAATCATAGtcataataataatcataataataacaataatggtaataataaattatctaCAGTAATTAATGAATGGGGTAATTATAATGAATCTTATGatacatttaataaaaacgGTTCATCTTTAATTATGATGAATTGTgatgataaagaaaattttagttTAAAGAGGAggaaaacatatattttaacaGAAAACGgcaacaataataataatagtaataaaaagttaaaaaagaaaaaaatacagaATGAAGAAAAATCTTTCTGTGCATCGAATGAACaagtaataaataaaaaagtgaaaaataatatatatgacaAGTCTTTGAAAAgttctttaaataaaatagataataCACATTTTAGCAAAAGtaattctattaaaaataaaaatcatgGGGATAATGAAATAGATGATTATAATAACAAAAGTTGTAATTTAAGTTATATTTCATGTAGTAATAATATCAATAGTTATCaagataatatttatttaggAGAAAAAGTAGGTAATACTTACATGAATGAAATGATTTTGGATAATAAAAGTGAAATAGAATCAAATATGAACATagatacaaataattttattgataataataataatggcattttaaaaaaagattcaaaaatttataatattaaagatGATAGAAATGATATTAATATTCATAGCATTGCACCAATTAATATTGCTATGAAAGGAGATAATAGAaacataaaagaaaatattttaacgCAAATGAATAGTACTAATTATAGTTTAATGAGTGATAATATTTTggaaaataatatgaataccgatttaaataaaaatatttttgattcTAATACTAATAATAGTGATTATAAGAATTTAATGACAGGaaatgatgaagaaaaaatgataaaaaataaatttcatttacaagaaaaaaaaaattattttgattttaataacaatagcaataaaaattatgatttaaGAGAAAATTTTGAGAAAATAGAAGAGGATCAAGAGAATGATTTCAGTATGAAAAATGTGAAGTATATGAAaaattccaaaaaaaaaatgactaATCCTAAGTATTCCaacaaagatatatataataaatcacTAGAAAAGAtggaagaaatagaaaaaagaaacaacaaaaataaattaaaaagtattataGCATCAGCTTACGGTGAAGTTAATTCTTATCAAGCAAATAAAACTAACATAATAAATTTAGTAGATGgaaaaaatgagaaaaatgttggtaataaagaaattatcAGTGAAACAAAAATTAGAAAGAAAAAGGGAAGAAAACCAAAAAATGCACTTTTGCAAACAGATAAAAGTAATTCCAAAGAAGCAAATCTACATAATAAAGCAtatgataataaatttaatataaataaggaAATAGAAAAATCGAAAGCATCTGATACTAGAAGAAAATCaaaaataggaaaaaaaTCTTCAGAAGTAAAATACGGTGTAGAAAAGGTAGAAACTGGAGCTTATAATGAGAATGGGGAAAAAGTTTCAGGAGTTTG GTATGATACAAATAGAAGATTATGGAGGGTTATGTATATGGAAAATGACAAAAGAAAGACAAGAGGATTTTCTCCTCGTATATATGGTTTTAATGTAGCAAGAGAATTAGCTGTTCAATTGAAATATGAAatgaataagaaaaataaaaaatga
- the GDH3 gene encoding glutamate dehydrogenase, putative, producing the protein MGITSKRSISLPINNGEYFGSEQFSNNSVIWEEKYEKTRELLRSYNLFSDHLINSSVDFYFNKLGFNKCHFEETSSKMISKVVVCIITAKINEEYSSDNYFPIFEEKYDNVIYIISRVYADDNKTRLNYKMEKKIEEKYFNFSDMSKDCYRLKSFRSVHSVFDKEHTCQGPLRTYILELPSYNDDIISENETDLSKLMDTNFYNYIKGTKSEQIYYELNKAVLNDLTGQLIQTHYCETSENTFTLNIAVKRCNVISSIFSLVGDCLNMHRCFSYSKYVEPLKNGVLIIILNVNVITYTEEEKKSLNIKAKIHKIVKSLKTLCLFRDPQFIQLSVKRVFTAEECAYIYIIINFITFFSTNSYASYKNVENALHLKGDNNISILNDFYIIKEKLKSSKYTKDEILKCAQCNSKTIKLLFANFERKFCRNKKMEDKSECKNYKNSKDIIDEIEDNHHKKILQYFYMFEKYSVKTNFFLTHKISFAISFDGSLLRESIYEAEPYSIIMILGLNFVGFHIRFSKISRGGIRIVISNNTNSYMHNFDNLFDEAYNLAYTQNFKNKDIPEGGSKGIILLKSDVSNNVNTRYIKNLCFYSYVNSLLDLLINKEDENDSSFSFDSVNEIIDLQYTKMNGIRKMDQSKEKCNTIQDNYKDNNYINEITTDVHQKVSSEINNNKNYSNNITEENKKEHILENVNEDLIFLGPDENTGSDQLMDWAAIMARKRKYKYWKTFSTGKLRKNGGVPHDFYGMTTLGIETYIRMLCEKLNLKEEDICRSVVGGPDGDLGSNSILQSKTKIISIIDGSGVLYDKNGLNKSELIRLAKRRNYTKKKLNTSCLLYKDKYLSKDGFKISIEDHNVEIFGKIIKSGLDFRNNFFLNPLNKCDLFNPCGGRPHSINIFNVNNIIKDDVCIYKYIVEGANVFISDDARNILENKNVILFKDSSTNKGGVISSSLEVLAGLVLDDQQYIKLMCSPDNDILLVEENELTFINQNQKKNHLPSFNRYTLNNNTENINQEPQSEDDILSNDDEDEQISSFYKEYVKEIQNKIRHYCELEFESLWTETRRTKIPISQATNILSKKISELKKDILESNSLCNDYKLLKKVLQDVIPSTLLKLVTFDQILERVPHVYIRSLFASSLASSYYYSQQFLNDLSAFVFFEYIQKLRSLS; encoded by the coding sequence atgggTATTACGAGTAAGAGATCAATAAGTTTGCCTATTAATAATGGAGAGTACTTTGGTAGTGAACAATTTTCTAATAATAGTGTAATTTGGGAAgagaaatatgaaaaaacAAGAGAATTGTTGAGaagttataatttattttcagatcatttaataaattctagtgttgatttttattttaataaattaggTTTTAATAAGTGTCATTTTGAAGAAACAAGTTCTAAGATGATAAGTAAAGTGGTTGTATGTATAATAACCGCAAAAATTAATGAGGAATATTCAAGTGATAATTATTTTCCAATATTTGAAGAAAAGTATGATaatgtaatttatataattagtAGAGTGTATGCTGATGATAATAAAACAcgattaaattataaaatggagaagaaaatagaagaaaaatattttaattttagtgATATGTCAAAAGATTGTTATAGATTAAAAAGTTTTAGGTCAGTTCACTCAGTGTTTGATAAAGAGCACACTTGTCAAGGGCCATTAAGAACATATATATTAGAATTACCAAGTTATAATGATGATATAATAAGTGAAAATGAAACAGATTTAAGTAAGTTAATGGATACAAATTTTtacaattatataaaaggTACCAAAAGTGAACAAATATATTATGAACTAAATAAAGCAGTACTAAATGATTTAACTGGACAACTTATACAAACACATTATTGCGAAACATCAGAAAACACCTTTACATTAAATATTGCTGTAAAAAGGTGTAACGTAATAtcatctattttttctttagttGGAGATTGTTTAAATATGCATAGATGTTTTTCTTATTCAAAGTATGTTGAACCATTAAAGAATGgagttttaataattatattaaatgttAATGTAATTACATATacagaagaagaaaaaaaaagtttaaatattaaagcaaaaattcataaaattgTGAAATCATTAAAAACTCTTTGCTTATTTCGTGATCCTCAATTTATTCAATTATCAGTTAAAAGAGTTTTCACTGCTGAAGAGTgtgcatatatttatattattataaattttattacttttttttcaacTAATTCATACGCTAGTTATAAAAACGTAGAAAATGCATTGCATTTAAAAggtgataataatatttctattttaaatgatttttatatcattaaagaaaaattaaaaagttcTAAATATACTAAGGAcgaaattttaaaatgtgCTCAATGTAACTCTAAGACtataaaattgttatttGCCAATTTTGAAAGAAAGTTTTgcagaaacaaaaaaatggAAGATAAATCAGaatgtaaaaattataaaaatagtaagGATATTATCGACGAAATTGAAGATAAtcatcataaaaaaattttacaatatttttatatgtttgAAAAATATTCAGTAAAAactaacttttttttaacacaTAAAATAAGTTTTGCTATATCTTTTGACGGGTCATTACTAAGAGAATCTATTTATGAAGCAGAACCATATTCTATTATCATGATTTTAGGGTTAAATTTTGTTGGATTTCATATAAGATTTAGCAAAATATCTAGAGGAGGAATAAGAATAGTTATATCAAATAATACAAATTCCTATATGCATAACTTTGATAACTTATTTGATGAAGCTTATAATTTAGCATATACTCAAAATTTCAAAAACAAGGATATTCCTGAAGGAGGCAGTAAAGGAATCATTTTACTAAAATCTGATGTTTCCAATAATGTAAATAcaagatatataaaaaatttatgtttttattctTATGTTAATTCTTTATTGGACTTGTTGATTAACAaagaagatgaaaatgattcttcattttcatttgattCAGTCAATGAAATAATTGATTTACAATATACAAAAATGAATGGAATACGCAAAATGGATCAAAGTAAAGAAAAATGTAACACCATACAAGATAattataaagataataacTATATCAACGAAATAACAACAGATGTACATCAAAAAGTTAGTTCAGAAATAAATAACaacaaaaattattcaaaCAATATTactgaagaaaataaaaaggaacaCATTTTAGAAAATGTAAATGAAGATCTTATCTTTTTAGGGCCAGATGAAAATACAGGATCTGATCAACTAATGGATTGGGCAGCTATAATGGCTAGGaagagaaaatataaatattggAAAACATTTTCAACAggaaaattaagaaaaaatggaGGAGTTCCACATGACTTTTATGGTATGACAACATTAGGTATAGAAACATATATTAGAATGTTAtgtgaaaaattaaatttaaaagaagaagataTATGCAGATCAGTAGTTGGTGGACCTGATGGAGATTTAGGTAGTAATAGCATTTTACAATCCAAAACGAAAATTATATCCATTATTGATGGTTCTGGTGtattatatgataaaaatggATTAAATAAAAGCGAATTAATAAGATTAGCTAAAAGAAGAAactatacaaaaaaaaaattaaacactTCATGTTTACTATATAAGGACAAATACTTATCTAAAGATGGTTTTAAAATATCAATTGAAGATCATAATGTAGAGATATTtggaaaaataattaaaagtgGATTAGATTTccgtaataattttttcttaaatccATTAAATAAATGTGATTTATTTAACCCTTGTGGTGGTAGACCACAttctattaatatatttaatgttaataatattattaaagatGATGTTTGTATCTACAAATATATAGTAGAAGGAGcaaatgtttttatttctGATGATGCTAGGAACATTTTAGAAAATAAgaatgttattttatttaaagattCTTCAACCAATAAAGGAGGTGTGATATCAAGTAGTTTAGAAGTTTTAGCAGGATTGGTATTAGATGATCAACagtatattaaattaatgtGTTCTCCAGACAATGACATACTATTAGTAGAGGAAAATGAATTAACTTTTATAAAccaaaatcaaaaaaaaaatcatttacCATCATTTAATAGATATActcttaataataatactgaGAATATTAATCAAGAACCTCAAAGTGAAGATGATATTCTTTCAAATGACGATGAAGATGAAcaaatttcttctttttataaagaatatgtcaaagaaattcaaaataaaattagacATTATTGTGAATTAGAATTCGAATCCTTATGGACTGAAACCAGAAGAACAAAAATTCCTATTTCCCAGGCTACCaatattttatcaaaaaaaattagcgAGTTAAAAAAGGATATTTTAGAATCCAATTCTCTATGTAAcgattataaattattaaaaaaagttttacaAGATGTTATTCCATCAACATTATTAAAACTTGTAACTTTTGATCAAATTCTTGAAAGGGTACCGCATGTTTATATAAGATCTTTATTTGCTTCTTCATTGGCATCCAGCTATTATTATTCACAACAATTCTTAAATGATTTATCtgcttttgttttttttgaatatattcaaaaattaCGAAGCCTTAGTTAA